The region AGATTAAACCCTAACTCTTTTGCTTCTACTAAAATATAAAAACCACCGCTGTAAGCTATTGAATAAGTGATTTCTCCTAACTCTTTGATAAGAATTTTTTCTTTATATTTATGTATATAACTTGGTAAGCCTTCGCAAGTTATTGATTCAACTACTCCATTTTCTACTTTTGCTTCAATATCTACAAGTCCAGCTGGAGCTTCTAATTTAAAATTTAAGATTCCATCTTTTTTCTCTACAAGACCATTTTCTATAATAGCTGTTGCCGTACACATTGTATTTGAACCAGAATATATAGGATATCCCATCACTTCCATAATAATATATCCTGCAACTGCTTCTTTATTTTTTGCAGGTACAACTAAATCTATAGACATCTCAGGGATTCCATATGGTTCAAAAAGAAGGGTTTTTCTTAAGTCATCAGCTTCTTTTTGTAGATATAACATTTGTTCTCTAACACTATTTCCTGGTAATTCACTTATTCCTGTAAAGACTATTCTACTTACATCACCACCTGCATGGGTATCTATTAGTCCTATTTCATGAGCTTTTGTCATGATTTAGCCTTTAAAGAGTACTTTTTACCATGCTCTTCCCATTTTGAATCAGGAACTATTACTATTTTCCCTAAGTAGCCTTTTCCTCTAGATACAAAATATTTTTCTGCTTCATGAAGTTGTGATAATTTAAAAGTTGCGTGCAAAATTGGCTTTAATTTTCCCTCTTTTATCCATTGCATCAATTGTTTTGCTTCATTTCTAGTACCATGTGATACTCCATGAATCTCAACTTGGTAAAGATATATTTTTGACCATAATATTTCTGTAATATTATATGAACTAGCTCCTGCAATACTAAGTCTTGGATAATCATCTCTTTTTTTCATATCAACAATCATAGTATCAATAAAAATATTTGTATACTCTCCACCAACTAAATCCATAACAGCATCAATATTTTCACCATTTGTTGCTTCAAGTATTTTTTCATATAAACTAGATGGATCTGCTCTATCTATAACTTTTTGTGCTCCAAGTTCTAGTAGTTCTTTCTCTTTATCTTTTGAACTTATTGCATAAGGAATTGCTCCTAATACTCTACACATTTGTATTAAAGCAGTACCAACTCCTCCACTAGCACCACTTATTAAAACTTTATCTCCAGCTTTTACTCTTGAGGCATTTAACATTCTAAAACCTGTTTGATATGAGCACATACCTAAAGAGGCTAGTTGTGCATCGTCTAAATCTTTATTTTCTATTGTATAAAAGTTTTTTGCA is a window of Halarcobacter sp. DNA encoding:
- a CDS encoding proline racemase family protein, with the translated sequence MTKAHEIGLIDTHAGGDVSRIVFTGISELPGNSVREQMLYLQKEADDLRKTLLFEPYGIPEMSIDLVVPAKNKEAVAGYIIMEVMGYPIYSGSNTMCTATAIIENGLVEKKDGILNFKLEAPAGLVDIEAKVENGVVESITCEGLPSYIHKYKEKILIKELGEITYSIAYSGGFYILVEAKELGFNLSIDEEKKLSDTAYLIIEAVRKKESLKHYALGDVGPVPFLHYMGEVEKKEENFYTSRSATYVHPGVICRSTTGTGTSARLAYLEYENKIKPGDSLETVSLRETKFIGTFDSVEKCEGYKVIKNRTTGKSYIIAKSQIIVNYDDCLTQYKGLTKIIKNL
- a CDS encoding zinc-binding dehydrogenase, giving the protein MENSTMKAMVLMGHGGIENLVYKDVDIPKLKNGEVLIKVTATAKNNTDRKAREGLYPVDDNNKNEITSFNMTGDDTFQFPRIQGADIVGTVVDTAIDVDKNLIGKRGLVDFNIYLSENLDLNLTPDYYGHGANGGYAEYVAIPAKNFYTIENKDLDDAQLASLGMCSYQTGFRMLNASRVKAGDKVLISGASGGVGTALIQMCRVLGAIPYAISSKDKEKELLELGAQKVIDRADPSSLYEKILEATNGENIDAVMDLVGGEYTNIFIDTMIVDMKKRDDYPRLSIAGASSYNITEILWSKIYLYQVEIHGVSHGTRNEAKQLMQWIKEGKLKPILHATFKLSQLHEAEKYFVSRGKGYLGKIVIVPDSKWEEHGKKYSLKAKS